The sequence ATCCAGTAGCCAAGAAAAGGGGCCATGGTGCCGCGAAGCCCGGTCAGTGCCATGTGCATGCTCATGTAGGAAGAGACCTTTTCGTCCGGAGCAATTTTGGTGACCCACAGGCTCCAGAAGATTTTTCCCCCACCCATGGCCAAACCCTGGAAGGCCATGGCAATGCCGAGCACAATCAGGTTCGAGCTGAAGAAAAATAAGCCGATACTGAAAAGGAAGAGGGCGTTGAGCAAATTCCGCGTGGTGACAAAATGCAGGCGGTCGAAGAAATAGCCCCACATTTTCGTGCTCAGAATTCGCGCGATTGCCGGAATGACCATCATGAGCACGGCGATCGTGGTATTATCCGCGTTGATACCGAATTTTGGATTGGCCAGGTAGTCGACCCGGACGGGGAGTGCGATAAGGTTGCCGAGCCCGAGCAGCATCCATGAGCCGAGCAGGAAGCCGAAGAATTTATCTTTCCAGATGAGGCTGAAGTTTTGCCAGGGATTGCCCACATGATCGCGCGAGAGTGGTGAACTGGGCATCCGCGAGCAGGCGTAAGCCGAGGTCAGGGCAGCCACGATCATAGCCAGAAAAATGAGCGGATAAGCGCTGATCTTCCAGTCGAGGACCAGCCCGCCGGAATAGGAGAAGAGAATGGCAAAAGCGGCCGTCAGGATAAAGGGAACGGTCATGCGGCTGCCCCGTTCCTTCGCCGTGTAGTTCTCGGTATAGATTTGCAGCATGAGTGGCCCGTGCTGTACGGCAGCCATCTGGCTGGTGACGGCAAAGAGTGTGAATAACAGAAGGGTACTGAAGGCGCTGGCGCCGAGCAGGAGCAAAGCGGATCCGCCGAAAACAACCGCGCAGGCCAAGCTCGGGCGGGCTTTGAAATGAGCTGCGATGAAAAGCGTCAACGGCGTTAGCAGGAAGCCGATCGGGCCCGAGCCGGCAATAAACGCCTTGTGCGTCTCGCTCGCGTCGAAGTATCTGATGGCAATGACCAGCGCAAATGTGTTCCAGCCGGCTTCCAGAATTCCATAAAACGGAGCCTTGATCCGGTCGTAGAGGTAAGTTGCGGCGGCGAACTTCGAACGTTGAACGTCCAACGTCGAATCTTGAGTCATCTCTTAACCTCTAGTTGCGTGTGCCACTCTGCGTCGAACGTACATAGGCCGAAGGACTCATTTGCTCCATTCGAGCATGCGCTTGATCGGATCATAAGCCTTGCGACGGATGTCCTCCGGCATTTCGATCTGTGGCGACATATTCTTCAGGCAGTCGCGCAATTTCTCAATCGTGTTCATTTTCATGAAGCGGCACTCGTTACAGGCGCAGGTATCTGTCG comes from Coraliomargarita sinensis and encodes:
- a CDS encoding MFS transporter encodes the protein MTQDSTLDVQRSKFAAATYLYDRIKAPFYGILEAGWNTFALVIAIRYFDASETHKAFIAGSGPIGFLLTPLTLFIAAHFKARPSLACAVVFGGSALLLLGASAFSTLLLFTLFAVTSQMAAVQHGPLMLQIYTENYTAKERGSRMTVPFILTAAFAILFSYSGGLVLDWKISAYPLIFLAMIVAALTSAYACSRMPSSPLSRDHVGNPWQNFSLIWKDKFFGFLLGSWMLLGLGNLIALPVRVDYLANPKFGINADNTTIAVLMMVIPAIARILSTKMWGYFFDRLHFVTTRNLLNALFLFSIGLFFFSSNLIVLGIAMAFQGLAMGGGKIFWSLWVTKIAPDEKVSSYMSMHMALTGLRGTMAPFLGYWILSQSSPGAVAVIGMSLVTVSIVLFELVRGHERLKT